Proteins from a single region of Methanotorris igneus Kol 5:
- a CDS encoding GMC oxidoreductase, whose amino-acid sequence MFDFAIIGSGAAGATLAKELSTDAKVAVLEKGEHYPKYVIEGNFVDIAYLNSIGGSTVCAVGNALRVKIKGIKIEDEIYEEIERELNVKRPPYEFLREYAKKFLNLGFERTPKYINFDKCNKCGKCAHKPCNAKWTAAEFIKESKADVICGFEVKNIRKEGDVFYIDGVDKNTNSLRTIKAKNVIISAGGINSPRILSKILDNEHIGKNLFVDTFITVGGILKDTYLNKDVQMIVYKKYRDFILASHYSELLYSRINEYEKTRKEDVIGIMIKIKDENVGEVGEDYVSKPMTKKDTQILSEGVGEASKILHEFGVERIYSTIPRGSHPGGTCAIKKVVDENLETEIEGLYVCDASVFPEAPGAPPILAIIGIAKKLARYLKNEKMGN is encoded by the coding sequence ATGTTTGATTTTGCAATAATAGGTTCTGGAGCAGCAGGAGCTACATTGGCTAAAGAACTATCCACAGACGCAAAAGTTGCCGTTTTAGAAAAAGGAGAACACTATCCGAAATATGTAATAGAAGGGAATTTTGTAGATATTGCCTATTTGAATTCCATTGGGGGTTCAACTGTTTGTGCTGTAGGAAATGCTCTTAGAGTCAAAATAAAGGGAATTAAAATAGAGGATGAAATATATGAAGAAATAGAGAGGGAGTTAAATGTTAAAAGACCACCATACGAATTCTTAAGAGAATATGCAAAGAAATTTTTGAATCTTGGATTTGAGAGAACTCCAAAATATATAAACTTTGATAAATGCAACAAATGTGGAAAATGTGCACATAAACCATGTAACGCAAAATGGACTGCTGCAGAGTTTATAAAAGAATCAAAGGCAGATGTTATTTGTGGTTTTGAAGTGAAAAACATTAGAAAAGAAGGTGATGTTTTTTATATTGATGGAGTTGATAAAAATACAAACTCATTGAGAACCATTAAGGCAAAAAATGTTATTATTTCCGCGGGAGGAATCAATTCCCCAAGAATATTAAGTAAAATTTTGGATAATGAACATATAGGCAAAAATTTGTTTGTAGATACTTTTATTACCGTTGGGGGAATTCTAAAAGATACATATCTAAACAAAGATGTTCAAATGATTGTTTATAAAAAATATAGGGATTTCATATTAGCATCTCACTACTCTGAATTGTTGTATAGTAGGATAAATGAGTATGAAAAAACCCGCAAAGAGGATGTAATTGGAATAATGATTAAAATTAAGGATGAAAATGTCGGGGAAGTTGGAGAAGATTATGTATCAAAGCCAATGACAAAAAAAGACACACAAATACTTTCAGAAGGTGTTGGTGAGGCATCAAAAATACTGCACGAATTTGGCGTAGAAAGAATATACTCAACGATTCCAAGAGGTTCCCATCCTGGAGGAACATGTGCTATTAAAAAAGTTGTTGATGAGAATTTAGAAACAGAGATTGAGGGGTTATATGTTTGTGACGCCTCAGTATTCCCAGAGGCACCAGGAGCTCCACCAATATTAGCGATTATTGGAATAGCTAAAAAATTGGCAAGATATCTAAAAAACGAAAAAATGGGTAATTAA